From Platichthys flesus chromosome 19, fPlaFle2.1, whole genome shotgun sequence:
GCCTGGAAACTCCGGGTACGTCGATACTGTAAGTGCGAGCTGACAGGGGCCTCTGCGCGGCCTGGCTCATTGCCAGCGGGCCCCTGGCGAGGGTATGAATGTCCCTGTAAGTCATATATTCCCCATCGGGCAACTGCATGCGCCTTGGGTCACCTATTGAAGCTGTGGAGGCGGTGCTACTTTGCCTCTGCAGAGTGCTGCTGCGAGGCTGGCCGCCAGTAGAATGAAGTCTTTCCATAGCCCACATGTCCCCAGAGGGTTTAGGAGCCATGGGAGGCCCCCTTTGCTGTTGCGATAGAGGGAAGGGGGGTGCCTGATTACGATTGGAGTAGTTGGTGTTGGCTAgtgagtgtggaggaggagggaggtagCCCTGGTGCTCTGGGGGGGGCATGGGCGTCCTCTGGGTCCACATGCTCTCTTTCGGTATGGCACTGCTTGTGTACTGAATATTGTACTGAGGAGGAGCGATGCCCATGGCCATGCTGGAGGAGATTGGGTATCTGCTGTTGCTGGAAGGAGGCTTGGAGCAGGAGAGCAGGTCTGAGGAAGATGCAGAGGAGTTGGGGTAGACCTGGAGACTCTGGTCATTGAGTAACTGACTGGCTGACTTGCTCCTGACTATGCTTTGGCCCTGAGCTCCTGGCCCTGGGCCGGCTCCTGCCATCCAGCTCATTGCTGCTGCCTCATATGCTTCATCATCCCCTTCAAAGGAGAACAGCCTCATGCCCCCCGTTTCCATGTTACACACACTGTGGGACTTCATCACCTGTGGGGGATGGCACCTTTTGTCTGGAGACAGCTCCTCTGTGCTGCGAGACAGAGACATGTCACTGCTGGCTGTCACGCCTGTCGAGGCCACATGCACGGCAGATGGCTCAGCTCTCACTGCTTGACTTTTGTGGCCCAGACTGCTGAAGCAGTCACTGACCTGCTGGTTTCCGTTCCGCAAATGCTCCAAGTTGTCATTGCTGAAAGTCTGCCTTCCGCCCAACTCCTCCCGGGTTACAGAACCATTCTTGGTCTTGTCCACCCCGTCCAGCTGAACCATGTTGTCAGTTGGCAGCTTGGAAATGTTCATATTGATCTGGTCCCACTTGGTGTAGGTGTCTTCCATGCCATTGTTGATTCCCTTCTCAATGAAGGCCATTCTGGCTTCCATTGACAGGTCGTAGTCACCCATTTTTTCTGGTGGCATCTGCTGGGTTTTCAAAAGGGCCTGAAGGGACGTTTCAGAGCCATTACCATTATGGAGGAGAGGGGTGCTGTCTTTAGGCTGGTTCATGTTCTCATCTTCTTGCCTGAAACAAAGGAAAAGACATCAGAATTTGTAAAAACAGCAGGAGGACCTGTCTCCCTTTTACTATTAACCCTTGAAGACTGGGCACCAAGCGTGCATCTCATCTGCGATGTCATAGTTTTcaagacacacaaataattaaatgCATCAATTACTCACTAAAATACTTGCCGAAAAGACTAAATATGATTATAGGGAATGTAGTTTGTTACTGCTTTTAACCTGCAAAAAAGTAGCGCATCAGACAATGACTGATGAGCTAAATGAGGAGAGGGACCTTGACGCTGATCACAGCAGATTTTCACTGATAAACTATGAAAATAATAACGAAGAACAGTCAGACCAAGACAATGTTGCTGCTGAGGCTAAGTCAGTTAGACCCATGTTTGAGGAGAAGGCGGGAATCTCAGCGAGTTACcggctttgttttgttttgttgtcagaTTTATGGAAAAGGTGATGATTTCCAATGATAGTCAAACCTTTAAGctaacaaatatattttattttatttgtatttatgctTCAGATACTGAGAATTTTAATTTTCGGTGAACGCTGGCAATTCTATCAGCTCTTTAGAAAACCCTGAGGCTTTAGAATACGTCTTTATTATTCATGTGTTAACATCAATATACCTACCGGCTTTTCGGGAGGAAAGGCATCTTTGCCTCTCTCTCAGGGGTACACAGAGAGTTGTCCTGGCTGCTGTCCGTGGTCAGAGACACCGAGTCGGACATGCGTGATGGGGATGAACAGTTACTATTGTTCTGGTTGCTGTTGGCCACAGTGTCATCCAGCAACGAGTCTGCATCTTTCCCATCATCTGATGATCAGGAATATCAGTTAGTGAATCAGTTTGATTTTCCACTGGGAAAAAAGTTGTTCTAGTGACCCAAGAAAAATGTTTACCTTTTTTGTCCTTACTTAAAGTCACCACTTTAGGCTGGTTGATGGAGATCTCAATAAGAGGGGGTCTCATCTCTGctattttcatttcctcttcttcatccgaCAGCTCCTCAGAATCCTGGAAAATACAATCTCTTTCGTAAAGCTGCATTTTTCAGATAAAGCTTCATCGTGTCCTTgctgcactttgtgtttgtaaaacTGTGAGAACTCCTAAGAATTGTGAGTTCTAAATATTCAGGTACCTCCAGTGTGTCCTCGTGGTTCATCATGGATCCCTCTGAGGATTTCAGTGGGACTCTGTGGGAGCTGTAAGACGTGTCTGAAGCGTCTTTAGAATCTGGTGCAGAGGGATTTGGGGCATATATATTGGCAGATACATGGGTCTCTTTGTCTGTTGCCACGCCGTTGGGGCAGGGGGCCTCTATCACCTGCGCAAAAACAATCCAGATGTTTTCgtattgcatttttttattaacatgAATGTAGGATCATTTTCAAGGTTTATTAAAGAGACAATAAAGTGaggtaaatatataaaaggaaatgaaagtgaCACTTCTTTCCAAATAAAATATCAGTTATATATGAAGCTGACCTTTACACCCACGTCCTGCACACCAATGTGGTTCCTCTCGACTGGTTTTCCATCTTTCCCCGACTCGTCGCATGACTCATCCTCCTTCAGCCTGTGAGCCACCGACTGGGCCGTCTTCACCATGTTTTTCAGCTCGTCTGGATATGGTGTAGGGTAGCGCTTCAGGTTTCCCTCCTTGAGGAGTACAAGAAAGCTTAAAATTAATATAATCTTGTTGCACAATCCGGTTTGTCAGAAGACAGAGGTGATGGATAGGCAGTGTTTAATGGGAACTACATTGATAACAATGTACATTAGGAACGTGCAATACAATATAGGCACTTTATTAAATGTGTAATGAGTAATTCCCTCTGACAATATTTTAATAACATGAAAACGGTTGTATCAAAAATAAAGTTGATCCCAAACTATACTCTAATAGCCCTTAGAGCTGAAGTAAATCATATCAACCcagttttttcctttcagaACTGTGACACTAACCCTCGGTGGTGCTTCTCTGTCATCCTTGTCCTCGTCACACTCGAAGGCCACCTGAGCTCGATGCTTGCGTTGTTCCTCCCACAGCGCCGGATTAAAGCTCTCCGAGTCAGAGCTGGGAAGGTCTGGAGGAAAAAGCAGAGACCAGGACGCCAGGAGTGAAATTCATGCAAATACCACAGGATGGTGCAAAGACACCACAAGGCCTTCAGATAAACTCAAGGCACTGAGGAGGATCTTGAAATTGAGAATTTGACCAGTAGACTCTCAGAAATGTGGTTCTAATAAATAATGCTCAAATGTTGAAGACAAAAAGCTTTTACAATGCTTGAGCCTGTGCTTTAAACTGACATCACTGAATATTAATGAAATGGCATAAAATCAAGCTAtattatgaaaaaaacacaaatatatagaaAGTACAACAATTAACAGTCTTGCAGGATTTAGCAGTATCTTCTTTCTAAAAATCTTTATAATCTCCATCACATATATATACCAACTAATTATTCAACCCAATCTCACACCTATTCTGTTACTCCTTTTTGAAACAATGGCTCAGCTTTTCAAAAACTTTGCAGTAACATCATACATTTGATCTGTTGTGTCCGGTTGTGTCTGATGATGTCTGACACCTGATAGAAGTGAATCTTTTAAGCTTCTGAGTTTTAGTCTGTCTGTGGTTTCCTGTGAGAAAATGCTCGTTGCCGCTACACATACAGAGAATACTTGCTCTCATGCAACCTAGTTGAGAAGAGTGATTATATTCAGTTCCTTCGAAGCCAACATCACCTGAAATTTGATCATATCAGGAACTCTGCTTATCTACAATTTAACACACATTCCAGATGGTAAATGTGCAGTGGATATGAGTCACTGGTGTTTACGCTCCACATCGACAAGTTGTGTAACACTATAATTGCAGTCAGGTTATGACTGAGTCCAGTTTCTTAGGAGAGCACAAGGAAACAGATCAAGTTTTCTCAGAATAAATTCCTAGTaagaaactataaaaaaaattgtataaagCAGATGACTGGCAGACAACAAATAGAGGCCAGAACTTACATGAACTAACATGTTAGGTGGTTGGGCTGACTGGCATTCACCCCCTCTCCACCTACCTGACTATAATGATGGTTACATGAGTTGCTAATAGAATTATTCGAATCATGTTCCCACGTTACAGAGTATAGTGTGATTATGACTGACTGAATGACGACTCAATGACTCAACGCTACATCCTACTACGTGTTTACACTCTGACTCAGGATATGTGACGATGAGCAGTTTGTAACTGTCGAATATTGATGGTGCAAAATGTTATAAAATGATGGGATAAAATCAACTTCATGTGACTAAGGTCAGAATACCCCACATTTcttaatttgattattattatgctgTCAAATGCTCTGACTGTTACATGTCTTATGAGACTATTGGCTTCATGTAGTTAACATCAGACAATTGATGTCTAATGTCCATCATGACGTTGTCATATGCTGATTCAGTAGATTTCACCCAACACAAGGTGCGACACATTCCTGGAACCTTCAAAAATCAAGCAGCTCATTCTCCAccatttcaattatttaaaaaaatgcagatCTTGAACCACTAATTACTCCAAAGCGAAGATAGGACAGGGTCAGTGCAAGATGTCTGTTGCAATaggaaaccaaaccaaactaacaGATGCTCGCCAGGAGGAGAAGACTTTGTCTCAGATGAC
This genomic window contains:
- the erbin gene encoding erbin isoform X2, translated to MSKRSLFVRLVPCRCLRGEEETVTSLDYSHCSLETVPKEIFNFEKTLQELYLDANQIEELPKQLFNCQLLHRLSLPDNDLTVMPAAIANLINLRELDVSKNSIQEFPENIKNCKVLTIVEASVNPISKLPDGFTQLLSLTQLYLNDAFLEFLPASFGRLTKLQILELRENQLKMLPKSMQKLTQLERLDLGSNEFTEVPEVLEQLTGIKELWMDGNRLTFLPGMVGMLKQLVYLDVSKNNLEMVDEQICGCESLQDLLLSNNALTQLPGSIGSLKKLTALKVDENQLMYLPDSVGGLHILEELDCSFNEIEALPSSVGQCVCMRTFAADHNFLTQLPPEMGNWKNATVLFLHSNKLESLPEEMGDMQRLKVINLSNNKLKNLPYSFTKLNQMTAMWLSENQSKPLIPLQKEEDPETHKTVLTNYMFPQQTRTEEYLPSSDSESFNPALWEEQRKHRAQVAFECDEDKDDREAPPREGNLKRYPTPYPDELKNMVKTAQSVAHRLKEDESCDESGKDGKPVERNHIGVQDVGVKVIEAPCPNGVATDKETHVSANIYAPNPSAPDSKDASDTSYSSHRVPLKSSEGSMMNHEDTLEDSEELSDEEEEMKIAEMRPPLIEISINQPKVVTLSKDKKDDGKDADSLLDDTVANSNQNNSNCSSPSRMSDSVSLTTDSSQDNSLCTPEREAKMPFLPKSRQEDENMNQPKDSTPLLHNGNGSETSLQALLKTQQMPPEKMGDYDLSMEARMAFIEKGINNGMEDTYTKWDQINMNISKLPTDNMVQLDGVDKTKNGSVTREELGGRQTFSNDNLEHLRNGNQQVSDCFSSLGHKSQAVRAEPSAVHVASTGVTASSDMSLSRSTEELSPDKRCHPPQVMKSHSVCNMETGGMRLFSFEGDDEAYEAAAMSWMAGAGPGPGAQGQSIVRSKSASQLLNDQSLQVYPNSSASSSDLLSCSKPPSSNSRYPISSSMAMGIAPPQYNIQYTSSAIPKESMWTQRTPMPPPEHQGYLPPPPHSLANTNYSNRNQAPPFPLSQQQRGPPMAPKPSGDMWAMERLHSTGGQPRSSTLQRQSSTASTASIGDPRRMQLPDGEYMTYRDIHTLARGPLAMSQAAQRPLSARTYSIDVPGVSRPLIARPQPHELPERTMSVCDFNYQHSSPSKRPNTRVKSEYSLLDGPGAVSGGVGAARVPQDWRDQVMRHIEAKQIEKDDVYSPQGQQSYTLDPHRKVPLLNGQMGPSGRPPMNQMNQMPMARHPSREQLIDYLMLKVSQPQAPPRGPQEAMQQEFRVKVEKNPELGFSISGGVGGRGNPFHPDDNGIYVTRVQPEGPAAKILQPGDKIIQANGYSFVNIDHGNAVSLLKTFPCTVDMIIFREMQA